The Megalops cyprinoides isolate fMegCyp1 chromosome 12, fMegCyp1.pri, whole genome shotgun sequence genome contains a region encoding:
- the LOC118786540 gene encoding nuclear GTPase SLIP-GC-like, whose product MYIRMNENNLFLATFGSGSSRRSIKGNFDSFQEDFINAKLDGYREEAGMYLRLVYIRTEQRKLLKKLERQILQRKKSIYNSLSDSIRDTMRLTYEECTRISGKSAFTEIQKKLKTKIESSKNTMFKEAKDKMLKQFSDLQTWILEEIDTKMKSALRVALQQIPDDVTDLPDVQEEIDMMKRCCEDLDLKIFF is encoded by the exons ATGTACATCAGgatgaatgaaaataatctCTTTCTGGCAACTTTTGG TTCTGGGAGTTCGAGGCGATCGATCAAGGGGAACTTTGACAGTTTCCAAGAGGACTTCATCAATGCTAAACTTGATGGttacagagaggaggcagggatGTACCTCCGTCTGGTGTACATTAGGACAGAG CAAAGGAAATTACTGAAGAAGTTGGAAAGGCAAATCCTTCAAAGGAAGAAGTCCATCTATAATTCTCTCAGCGATTCAATCAGGGACACCATGAGGTTGACATATGAAG aatgcaCTAGAATCAGTGGAAAATCTGCTTTCACTGAGAttcaaaagaaactgaaaaccAAAATCGAGTCTTCTAAAAACACCATGTTCAAAGAAGCCAAAGACAAGATGCTGAAACAGTTCAGTGATCTACAG ACGTGGATTTTGGAAGAAATTGATACAAAGATGAAGTCTGCCTTGAGGGTGGCACTACAGCAGAtccctgatgatgtcactgatcTCCCAG ATGTTCAGGAAGAAATTGACATGATGAAACGATGCTGCGAAGATTTGGACCTCAAGATTTTCTTTTAA